The following proteins come from a genomic window of Helicobacter canadensis MIT 98-5491:
- a CDS encoding flagellar hook-basal body protein codes for MQGGYYSSVGGMVTQINRLDVIANNIANANTTGFKRDDVVIGDFMRLYEQHKEFLPIKDQTKDAAKFYNRSLNRVPQIVEEFTDRSVGGITQTDNTFDFALSRENAYFMIETPEGIRFTRDGSFVLNQEGRLVNKEGYAVLPREYIESPQYIEIIDGFQIEVDKDGNLYNRSLNNEELNETILTANIAVVSFENPKFLQKIGDNLYKYPNERMNEMEVLERSGAVRQGYLEKSNINVVYEMTGLIETNRLVEAYSKVLKTHMDDLNTEAITRIAAKA; via the coding sequence ATGCAAGGTGGCTATTATAGTTCAGTAGGTGGAATGGTAACGCAAATTAACCGCCTAGATGTCATTGCTAATAATATCGCAAATGCCAATACAACAGGATTTAAGCGGGATGATGTTGTGATTGGAGATTTTATGCGACTTTATGAGCAACACAAAGAGTTTTTGCCCATCAAAGATCAAACCAAAGATGCGGCGAAATTTTACAATCGATCCTTAAATCGTGTTCCACAAATTGTAGAGGAATTTACCGATAGAAGCGTAGGTGGTATCACACAAACAGATAACACTTTTGATTTTGCACTAAGCAGAGAAAATGCTTATTTTATGATTGAAACTCCCGAAGGAATAAGATTCACCCGCGATGGTTCTTTTGTTTTAAATCAAGAAGGACGACTAGTCAATAAAGAAGGCTATGCTGTTTTACCACGAGAATATATCGAATCCCCACAATATATTGAAATTATTGATGGATTTCAAATTGAAGTTGATAAAGATGGGAATCTTTACAATCGCTCCTTAAATAATGAAGAATTAAATGAGACTATCTTAACTGCCAATATTGCTGTGGTTTCTTTTGAAAATCCAAAATTCCTTCAAAAAATCGGAGATAATCTCTACAAATACCCAAATGAGAGAATGAATGAAATGGAAGTTTTAGAAAGAAGCGGAGCCGTTAGACAAGGCTATTTAGAAAAAAGCAATATTAATGTGGTTTATGAAATGACAGGATTGATTGAAACCAATCGCCTAGTAGAAGCCTATTCTAAAGTATTAAAAACCCATATGGATGATCTTAACACAGAAGCTATCACAAGAATAGCA
- a CDS encoding NifB/NifX family molybdenum-iron cluster-binding protein: MKIAIPVYDEDLKIFGNTGHTPFFAVFEQKGNGMFKHFDLLDLRKNPRGNIQASEGCSHKDEEMSQEEQIAHKLEHNVLGEIIKDCQAVLVKKACKNTAKVFQEYGIKICKVELDCQNAKDSFKYLK, from the coding sequence ATGAAAATAGCAATACCTGTTTATGATGAAGATTTAAAAATTTTTGGAAATACCGGACATACTCCATTTTTTGCAGTTTTTGAGCAAAAGGGAAATGGAATGTTTAAACATTTTGATTTATTAGACTTGCGAAAAAACCCACGCGGAAATATCCAAGCTAGTGAAGGTTGCTCACATAAAGATGAAGAAATGAGCCAAGAAGAGCAAATAGCACACAAGCTCGAACATAATGTGTTAGGGGAGATTATCAAAGATTGCCAAGCAGTTTTAGTTAAAAAAGCTTGCAAAAACACTGCAAAAGTATTTCAAGAATACGGAATCAAAATCTGCAAAGTCGAATTAGATTGCCAAAATGCAAAGGATTCTTTTAAATACCTTAAATAA
- the metG gene encoding methionine--tRNA ligase: MEEILNSKFYITTPIYYVNDVPHIGHAYTTIIADTLARYHRIQNEEVWFLTGTDEHGQKIQQSAEKNNKNPKEYVDEISAKFKNLWDSFGISYDAFIRTTDSYHKESVRNVFSKMFKKGDIYKGEYEGNYCISCESFFAKSQLINHKNCPDCGKETNLLKEESYFFKLSAYEDRLLQWIESNPDCILPRMRRNEVINFIKEGLEDLSITRTSFDWGIKLPSEIESNDSKFVMYVWLDALVNYLSALGYENSKENKMEFWPANYHLVGKDILRFHAVYWPAFLMSLELPLPKHIAAHGWWTKEGAKMSKSIGNVVNPKEVVDLYGIDCFRYFVLREVPFGQDGDFSQKALIERFNADLGNDLGNLLNRLLGMGAKYFNNSLQVDLKSYKQSFEAESTTIKTILGSLKNFMNEVQIHRYLEELWKIFSLGNGIIAKKEPWKLIKEQKEQEVAELLVFIANLLIKGALCLYPCMPDSAKKILSVFGLEASAQNYLNFILDDKILSQVSLNPIPALFPKIEETPIETKETNLKTNNKQTSKETLKALTIENPISKEDFAKIEIKIGTIIEAEALPKSEKLLKLKVDLGESRTRQILAGIKAYYAPQDLIGKQVCVLANLKPAKLMGEISEGMILAAKDSEGLSFIMPQNPRENGTQIS, translated from the coding sequence ATGGAGGAAATTTTGAATTCTAAATTTTATATAACAACCCCAATTTATTATGTTAATGATGTCCCTCATATCGGACATGCTTACACAACGATTATCGCTGATACCTTAGCACGATACCATAGAATACAAAATGAAGAAGTTTGGTTTCTAACAGGCACGGATGAACACGGACAAAAAATTCAACAATCTGCAGAAAAAAATAATAAAAATCCTAAAGAATATGTGGATGAAATTTCTGCAAAATTTAAGAATCTTTGGGATAGTTTTGGTATTAGCTATGATGCGTTTATTCGCACAACAGATTCTTACCACAAAGAGAGCGTGAGAAATGTATTCTCCAAAATGTTTAAAAAAGGAGATATTTACAAAGGCGAATACGAAGGAAATTATTGCATCTCTTGTGAATCATTTTTTGCAAAATCTCAACTCATCAATCACAAAAATTGTCCTGATTGTGGCAAGGAAACAAATCTCTTAAAAGAAGAAAGCTATTTTTTCAAATTAAGTGCTTATGAAGATAGATTATTACAATGGATTGAATCCAATCCTGATTGTATTTTGCCAAGAATGCGTCGCAATGAAGTCATTAATTTCATCAAAGAAGGTTTAGAAGATTTGTCAATCACTCGAACTAGCTTTGATTGGGGCATTAAACTACCCAGTGAAATTGAAAGCAATGATTCTAAATTTGTTATGTATGTATGGCTTGATGCATTAGTTAATTATCTTAGTGCCTTAGGCTATGAAAACTCTAAAGAAAATAAAATGGAATTTTGGCCAGCAAATTATCATCTTGTTGGCAAGGATATTTTACGATTCCACGCGGTGTATTGGCCAGCATTTTTAATGAGCCTAGAATTGCCTTTACCAAAGCATATTGCTGCACATGGTTGGTGGACTAAAGAGGGCGCAAAAATGAGCAAAAGCATCGGCAATGTCGTCAATCCAAAAGAAGTTGTTGATCTTTATGGTATAGATTGTTTTAGATATTTTGTATTGCGTGAAGTGCCTTTTGGACAAGATGGAGATTTCTCACAAAAAGCCTTAATCGAAAGATTCAATGCAGATTTAGGGAATGATTTAGGTAATCTTTTAAATCGTCTTTTAGGAATGGGGGCAAAATATTTTAACAATTCTTTACAAGTTGATTTAAAAAGCTATAAACAATCCTTTGAAGCAGAATCCACAACAATAAAAACGATCTTAGGAAGCCTTAAAAACTTTATGAATGAAGTGCAAATTCATCGCTATTTAGAGGAACTATGGAAGATTTTTAGTCTAGGTAATGGAATCATTGCTAAAAAAGAGCCGTGGAAACTTATTAAAGAACAAAAAGAGCAAGAAGTAGCAGAGCTTTTGGTGTTTATTGCTAATTTATTAATCAAAGGTGCATTGTGTTTATATCCCTGTATGCCTGATTCTGCAAAGAAAATTTTAAGTGTTTTTGGGCTTGAAGCTAGTGCGCAAAACTACTTAAATTTTATCTTAGATGACAAAATCTTAAGTCAAGTCTCTCTAAACCCTATTCCAGCACTTTTTCCAAAGATTGAAGAAACTCCTATAGAAACAAAAGAAACAAATCTCAAAACCAATAACAAACAAACTTCAAAAGAAACTCTAAAAGCCTTAACAATAGAAAATCCCATCTCAAAAGAAGATTTTGCAAAAATAGAAATCAAAATAGGAACAATCATAGAAGCAGAAGCTTTACCAAAAAGCGAAAAACTTTTAAAATTAAAAGTGGATTTAGGAGAAAGTCGCACAAGGCAAATCTTAGCAGGTATTAAAGCCTATTATGCACCACAGGATTTAATAGGCAAACAAGTCTGTGTCTTAGCGAATTTAAAACCCGCTAAATTAATGGGGGAAATTAGTGAGGGAATGATTTTAGCCGCTAAAGATAGTGAGGGATTATCCTTTATTATGCCACAAAACCCTAGAGAAAATGGAACCCAAATTAGTTAA
- a CDS encoding class 1 fructose-bisphosphatase, with translation MQKQLQQDLESIFAIIKNASLKVYEVLKESMGEYTQTTNKTGDLQLQADVLADKIFQDSLKDLKIIKQICSEEQEEAVKFHDEGIYSIAYDPLDGSSLMGANLSVGSIVGIYKGDFLPQNLIAAAYVVYGMVVGIGFASALKEGVDYYIFNGKDFELQKILKLKEKGKLNATGGTQKYWSKEHKAKIESLFNQGYRLRYSGGMVPDLHHILIKGGGLFSYPSTQDSPKGKLRMLFEVFPFAFIFKSAGGEAIDGKNDLLTLTPKHLHDTTPCFLGSKEEIDFVRSY, from the coding sequence ATGCAAAAACAATTGCAGCAAGATTTAGAAAGTATTTTTGCAATCATAAAAAATGCCTCATTAAAAGTGTATGAGGTGCTTAAAGAAAGTATGGGTGAATACACACAAACCACAAATAAAACAGGCGATTTACAACTGCAAGCTGATGTATTAGCCGATAAGATTTTCCAAGATTCTCTAAAAGATTTAAAAATTATCAAACAAATATGCAGCGAAGAACAAGAAGAAGCAGTAAAATTTCACGATGAGGGCATTTATAGCATTGCCTATGATCCGCTAGATGGATCTTCACTAATGGGAGCAAATTTAAGCGTTGGTAGTATTGTTGGAATCTACAAGGGAGATTTTTTACCACAAAATTTAATCGCTGCTGCCTATGTTGTCTATGGAATGGTAGTGGGGATTGGATTTGCTTCCGCACTTAAAGAAGGCGTGGATTATTATATCTTTAATGGCAAAGATTTTGAACTGCAAAAGATTCTAAAACTCAAAGAAAAAGGCAAACTCAATGCCACAGGTGGAACTCAAAAATATTGGAGCAAAGAACACAAAGCTAAAATAGAATCGCTCTTTAATCAAGGCTATCGCTTACGATATAGTGGCGGAATGGTGCCAGATTTACATCACATTTTAATCAAAGGAGGTGGGTTATTTTCCTATCCAAGCACCCAAGATTCACCCAAAGGAAAATTGCGAATGCTTTTTGAAGTTTTTCCTTTTGCTTTTATTTTTAAAAGTGCAGGTGGAGAAGCTATTGATGGAAAAAATGATCTTTTAACACTCACTCCAAAACACTTGCACGACACAACACCTTGTTTTTTAGGAAGCAAAGAGGAGATAGACTTTGTCAGAAGTTATTGA
- the rpe gene encoding ribulose-phosphate 3-epimerase — translation MLVAPSILSADFGKLNEEIKAICEAGCDLIHIDVMDGHFVPNLTMGPMIVSSVAKIATKPLDIHLMVQNNSFFVDLFAPLKPKYLSFHIEEEKHANRLVQKIRDYGISPAIVLNPHTTLESIDYLLEYVDMVLLMSVNPGFGGQKFIPNILEKIKYLKDKIELRNPRCLIEVDGGVSDKNIMELKESGVDIVVAGSYVFNGNYKERINSLK, via the coding sequence ATGTTAGTAGCTCCAAGCATTCTTTCTGCAGATTTTGGTAAACTTAATGAAGAGATAAAAGCGATTTGTGAGGCGGGTTGTGATCTTATACATATTGATGTTATGGATGGGCATTTTGTCCCTAATCTTACAATGGGACCAATGATTGTGAGTTCGGTTGCAAAAATTGCGACCAAGCCACTTGACATTCATTTGATGGTTCAAAATAATAGTTTTTTTGTTGATCTCTTTGCTCCTTTAAAGCCAAAATATCTTTCTTTTCACATTGAAGAAGAAAAACACGCTAATCGCCTTGTCCAAAAAATACGCGATTATGGGATTTCTCCTGCGATTGTTCTTAATCCACATACGACTTTAGAAAGTATTGATTATTTATTAGAATATGTGGATATGGTTTTGCTTATGAGTGTGAATCCTGGCTTTGGTGGGCAAAAATTCATTCCAAATATTTTAGAAAAAATCAAATATTTAAAAGACAAAATTGAGCTTAGGAATCCTCGTTGTCTTATTGAAGTTGATGGTGGAGTAAGTGATAAAAATATTATGGAGCTAAAAGAGAGTGGTGTAGATATTGTTGTTGCAGGAAGCTATGTTTTTAATGGTAATTATAAAGAAAGAATCAATTCACTTAAATAA
- a CDS encoding MetQ/NlpA family ABC transporter substrate-binding protein: MFKKVLSIFGLVGILAFSGCGDSKEKTATQTTETKLIVGATPEPHAVILQEVAPMLKNEGVILEIKEFTDYVTPNLSLNDGSLDANFFQHKPYLDSFNKERGTNLVSIANIHLEPMGVYSNKIKSLDELKEGDLVSLPNDPSNGARALRVLEANGVIKLKEGVELVSVQDIVENPKKLNFKEMDAPQLARALNDVTISVINTNFALLAGLNPLDNAIALESKESPFANIVVVKAGREKDAAIQKLVQALQSQEIRDFILEKYKGAILPSF; this comes from the coding sequence ATGTTTAAAAAAGTCTTGAGTATCTTTGGGCTTGTAGGCATACTAGCTTTTAGTGGTTGTGGAGATTCTAAAGAAAAGACAGCAACACAAACAACTGAAACAAAATTAATAGTGGGAGCTACTCCTGAACCACACGCAGTGATTTTACAAGAAGTAGCACCTATGCTAAAAAATGAAGGGGTAATTTTAGAAATCAAAGAATTCACTGATTATGTAACTCCTAATTTATCACTCAATGATGGTTCATTAGATGCAAATTTCTTTCAACACAAACCTTATCTTGATTCATTTAACAAAGAAAGAGGAACCAATTTAGTAAGCATTGCTAATATCCATTTAGAACCAATGGGTGTGTATTCTAATAAAATCAAGAGTCTTGATGAATTAAAAGAGGGTGATTTGGTTTCTTTACCTAATGATCCTTCAAATGGTGCTAGAGCATTGAGAGTTTTAGAAGCTAATGGAGTTATTAAACTCAAAGAGGGAGTGGAGCTTGTTTCTGTGCAAGACATTGTAGAAAATCCCAAAAAATTAAATTTTAAAGAAATGGATGCACCTCAACTTGCTAGAGCTTTGAATGATGTTACTATTTCAGTTATTAACACAAATTTTGCACTTTTAGCTGGATTAAATCCGCTTGATAATGCTATTGCCCTAGAATCAAAAGAATCACCTTTTGCAAATATTGTCGTAGTCAAAGCAGGTAGAGAAAAGGATGCCGCTATTCAAAAGCTAGTCCAAGCACTCCAAAGTCAAGAAATTAGAGATTTCATCCTCGAAAAATACAAAGGTGCGATTCTCCCTAGCTTTTAA
- a CDS encoding methionine ABC transporter permease, with translation MDIKLLKLLLEATLDTLYMSIIATTIATALAVIPAILLVLCSPNGLKPNVIIYRFLDTITNTLRSFPFLILMVVLFPFTQWILGKSIGATAAIVPLSIGAAPFIVRIIEGALKEVDKDVIEAAQSFGASHFQIIFRIMLIEALPSIVSGITLALILVIGFSAMAGAVGGGGLGDIAIKYGYYRFQSDIMVYTVVILILLVQIIQSFGDFLYKKLKH, from the coding sequence ATGGATATAAAATTACTTAAATTACTTTTAGAAGCAACTTTAGATACCCTATATATGAGTATCATCGCAACAACAATTGCGACTGCCTTAGCAGTAATTCCGGCAATCTTATTAGTTTTATGCAGCCCTAATGGCTTGAAGCCAAATGTAATCATTTATCGCTTCTTAGATACCATTACTAACACCTTGCGTTCTTTTCCTTTTTTGATTTTAATGGTTGTTTTATTTCCTTTCACACAATGGATTCTTGGCAAAAGTATTGGTGCAACTGCAGCTATTGTGCCACTTAGTATTGGTGCAGCTCCTTTTATTGTGCGTATTATTGAGGGAGCACTCAAAGAAGTGGATAAAGATGTCATAGAAGCGGCACAAAGTTTTGGAGCAAGTCATTTTCAAATTATTTTTAGAATTATGCTCATTGAAGCCTTACCTAGTATCGTCTCTGGAATCACTCTAGCCTTGATTCTTGTGATTGGGTTTAGTGCAATGGCTGGTGCTGTTGGAGGAGGAGGACTTGGAGATATTGCAATAAAATACGGATATTATAGATTCCAAAGCGATATTATGGTATATACCGTTGTGATTTTAATTCTTCTTGTGCAGATTATTCAAAGTTTTGGGGATTTTCTGTATAAAAAATTAAAACACTAA
- a CDS encoding methionine ABC transporter ATP-binding protein: MDFIKVRELYKNYGKLEVLKNIHLDIKKGSIFGLVGHSGAGKSTLLRTFNGLESINHGSIKIGEVEINHLDSKKLRHFRKKVGMIFQNFSLMTRKNVYENIILPLECWGEHINKNRVEKLVELVGLQDKMKFYPSQLSGGQKQRVAIARALVMNPDLLLSDEATSALDPSTTNSILELLSQINQEIKVTIVLVTHEMEVVKKICQEAAFMENGEIIKSGPIESLFLEPDKKMREFLGENEILPQNGINIRIYFPKEVAQNPIITQMARELQVDFNIVWGNLESFGGIALGVLVINIKQEFLEQVCAFLTQSGTRWEIVE; this comes from the coding sequence ATGGATTTTATAAAAGTTAGAGAATTATACAAAAATTACGGAAAATTAGAAGTCTTAAAAAACATTCACTTAGACATTAAAAAAGGATCAATTTTTGGACTTGTAGGGCATAGTGGTGCAGGAAAAAGCACCTTACTTAGGACTTTTAATGGACTAGAATCCATCAATCACGGAAGCATTAAAATTGGGGAAGTAGAGATTAATCACTTAGATTCTAAGAAATTAAGACATTTTAGAAAAAAGGTTGGAATGATTTTTCAAAACTTTTCCTTAATGACACGCAAAAATGTCTATGAGAACATTATTTTACCTTTGGAGTGTTGGGGAGAACACATTAATAAAAATCGCGTTGAAAAACTAGTGGAATTAGTAGGCTTGCAAGACAAAATGAAATTTTATCCAAGCCAACTAAGTGGCGGACAAAAACAAAGAGTGGCTATTGCAAGGGCTTTGGTGATGAATCCTGATTTGCTTTTAAGCGATGAAGCCACTAGTGCATTAGATCCCTCTACAACAAATTCCATTTTAGAGCTTTTATCGCAAATCAATCAAGAAATTAAAGTAACCATCGTGCTAGTAACCCACGAAATGGAAGTGGTAAAAAAAATCTGTCAAGAAGCAGCTTTTATGGAAAATGGAGAGATTATCAAAAGCGGTCCTATTGAATCCCTCTTTTTAGAGCCTGATAAAAAAATGCGGGAATTTTTAGGAGAAAATGAAATTCTACCCCAAAATGGTATTAATATCCGAATCTATTTCCCCAAAGAAGTGGCACAAAACCCAATTATCACGCAAATGGCTAGAGAGTTGCAAGTGGATTTTAATATCGTATGGGGAAATTTAGAATCTTTTGGAGGAATTGCTTTAGGAGTGCTTGTAATTAATATTAAACAAGAATTTTTAGAGCAAGTTTGTGCATTTTTAACCCAAAGTGGGACGCGTTGGGAAATTGTGGAGTAG
- a CDS encoding class II aldolase and adducin N-terminal domain-containing protein — MEKIFQDLKTISLAMFRKNFFGIFHGSISTKLEEGHFLINKKDAIFDDLNEESLITLYHKQDYRWQEASMDAFIHSLLYQNIPNAKYIAYGMPPFTIAYTLSNNKITPKDYFGYKILGTLEVYDPKDYDNWYERADVEINRYFKENDKKIMVIKGYGVYVYHRDLQYLSKLMAILENSCKVLHFHSILEGNKPSYELLDF; from the coding sequence ATGGAGAAAATATTTCAAGATTTAAAAACTATCTCTTTAGCAATGTTTAGAAAAAATTTCTTTGGAATCTTTCATGGTTCTATTTCAACAAAACTCGAAGAAGGGCATTTCCTTATCAACAAAAAAGATGCGATTTTTGATGATTTAAATGAAGAATCACTCATTACTCTTTATCACAAACAAGATTATCGTTGGCAAGAAGCTAGTATGGACGCCTTTATTCATTCTCTACTTTATCAAAATATTCCTAATGCCAAATATATTGCCTATGGAATGCCCCCCTTTACAATAGCCTATACACTCTCAAATAACAAAATCACTCCAAAAGATTATTTTGGTTATAAGATTCTAGGCACTCTAGAGGTGTATGATCCAAAAGATTATGATAATTGGTATGAAAGAGCAGATGTTGAAATCAATCGCTATTTCAAAGAAAATGATAAAAAAATTATGGTTATCAAAGGCTATGGAGTGTATGTGTATCATCGAGACTTGCAATATCTCTCAAAATTAATGGCGATTTTAGAAAATTCGTGTAAAGTCTTGCATTTTCATAGCATTTTAGAAGGTAACAAACCTTCTTATGAATTACTTGATTTTTAA